One region of Thermococcus sp. MAR1 genomic DNA includes:
- a CDS encoding DUF131 domain-containing protein, protein MDKGSLLIMTGMGMIMLGFLLVFIGTVISALGGEGEVESGGVIMIGPIPIVFGTSRGAAGMAIILAIILMALWVIGALLMRRG, encoded by the coding sequence ATGGACAAGGGAAGCCTGCTCATAATGACGGGCATGGGAATGATAATGCTCGGATTCTTGCTAGTCTTTATTGGAACGGTCATCTCGGCCCTTGGCGGCGAGGGTGAGGTGGAAAGCGGCGGGGTCATAATGATAGGACCCATACCGATAGTCTTCGGAACGAGCAGAGGTGCCGCTGGAATGGCAATTATACTGGCGATAATCCTGATGGCGCTCTGGGTGATAGGGGCTCTGCTCATGAGGAGGGGATGA
- a CDS encoding glycosyltransferase family 4 protein, protein MGNKKIVMTLSNPFKVDPRVYKEARTLVKYGYEVTILAWDREGIHSENEEIEGIHVKRIRVRSRYGSILSFLVSLPVFYLKALSSLLKMDFDVIHTHDFDTAFLGAVLKLLRKKKWVYDIHDIYFTRISLLKEKSSHGFIQRFLHFLEVTFAKWADIVIVVTKSMGGSHEGFKEFYVSSGVLPNKIKVVWNTPMHSMFSHYPRLNLKKSNRLTVGYIGSIRTVSNFVPLFEVARKRGYKLLFVGGGKSQRDVEKLAKNYPEVEVEFTGNVPYELIPNYYNLCDVLYSYFPPTENVKRTITVKVFESAFLGVPSIVNGDSLMEDFVTIYRCGVPLEGLTPEKLERAIEKAKDLKFSVRPFREKWVWERQEKKIIKIYKQVVE, encoded by the coding sequence ATGGGGAACAAGAAAATCGTAATGACCCTTTCGAATCCATTTAAGGTTGATCCCCGGGTGTATAAAGAAGCTAGAACCCTTGTGAAATATGGATATGAGGTTACAATACTTGCGTGGGATAGAGAGGGTATCCATTCTGAAAATGAGGAGATAGAGGGAATACACGTTAAAAGGATCAGGGTCAGATCCAGATATGGGTCTATCTTGAGTTTTTTGGTTTCTTTACCAGTATTTTACCTAAAAGCACTCTCGTCATTGTTGAAAATGGACTTTGATGTAATCCATACCCATGATTTTGATACAGCTTTTCTTGGAGCTGTTCTTAAACTTCTCCGAAAAAAGAAGTGGGTTTACGACATCCACGACATATACTTTACTAGGATCTCTCTACTCAAAGAGAAAAGCTCACACGGTTTTATCCAGCGTTTTCTGCATTTCCTGGAGGTAACTTTTGCAAAGTGGGCAGATATCGTTATAGTTGTCACTAAGTCCATGGGGGGAAGTCATGAAGGCTTCAAGGAATTCTATGTCTCCTCTGGGGTTCTCCCTAACAAAATAAAGGTTGTTTGGAATACTCCAATGCATTCAATGTTCTCCCATTACCCCCGTTTGAACCTGAAAAAAAGCAACCGCCTAACCGTGGGTTATATTGGATCAATAAGAACCGTTAGCAACTTTGTGCCCCTATTTGAAGTTGCAAGAAAAAGAGGATACAAACTTCTCTTTGTTGGGGGTGGAAAATCTCAAAGGGATGTTGAAAAACTAGCGAAGAATTACCCTGAGGTTGAGGTCGAGTTCACAGGTAATGTTCCATACGAGCTTATACCCAACTACTATAATCTCTGTGATGTCCTGTATTCATATTTTCCGCCTACGGAGAACGTGAAGAGAACGATAACCGTTAAGGTTTTTGAGAGCGCTTTTCTTGGGGTGCCCTCCATAGTCAACGGGGACTCTCTCATGGAGGATTTTGTGACTATCTATCGGTGTGGTGTTCCTTTAGAGGGACTCACCCCAGAAAAACTTGAGAGGGCCATTGAAAAAGCCAAAGATTTAAAATTTAGTGTGAGACCTTTCCGTGAGAAATGGGTGTGGGAAAGGCAGGAGAAGAAAATAATCAAAATATACAAACAGGTGGTAGAATGA
- a CDS encoding type II toxin-antitoxin system PemK/MazF family toxin, whose translation MLKRGEIVLLPFPFNDLRRAKTRPALIVSSEKFNSISNAVIVLQITSNLKSGFKELNVQISDEDV comes from the coding sequence ATGCTCAAAAGAGGGGAGATAGTGCTCCTCCCGTTTCCCTTTAACGACCTGAGAAGGGCCAAAACCCGGCCCGCCCTGATAGTCTCCAGCGAAAAGTTCAACTCAATAAGCAACGCTGTAATCGTCCTTCAGATAACCTCCAATCTAAAAAGCGGTTTCAAGGAACTGAACGTCCAGATCTCCGATGAAGATGTCTAG
- a CDS encoding polysaccharide pyruvyl transferase family protein: MVNILLVKTWKINIGNEIIENGAKALVNHAVPDAVIYEFSSYMLHVGYSKYSYSLARNLELKLKRSDVEKSVPEYWSAPFKLPVSLIKESSIDVAILPGCILDKFSLPRLAPILYELKKRNIPIILLGVGGNDYSENTASYVKRILYQVKPIAIITRDIKAYEIYSTESYIKYIFNGIDCGFFINDWHTPPKSNKGFVVLTFDKMISRGIELEKEFISQGMPVINVTHRPFNYLYLTIFADIFSRTFIEFSRNFLAKRGLLASDPNFLKRENIFMSDNIEDYLFLYSNALEVHSDRVHAIVASTSFDTPSWFYFKTPRAFLFENAGLYVKEDHSVHVKKGTLTRRKKEMVSLLRDILDDLKRYQ; the protein is encoded by the coding sequence GTGGTGAATATCCTTCTTGTTAAAACATGGAAAATTAATATTGGAAATGAAATAATAGAAAACGGTGCAAAAGCATTGGTTAATCATGCAGTTCCTGATGCTGTGATTTATGAGTTTAGTTCATATATGTTACATGTAGGGTACTCTAAATATTCATACAGTTTAGCGCGTAATCTTGAGTTAAAGCTAAAACGAAGTGATGTTGAAAAGTCCGTTCCTGAATATTGGTCTGCTCCCTTTAAACTACCTGTTTCGTTAATTAAAGAATCTTCAATTGATGTTGCTATTCTTCCAGGGTGCATTCTTGATAAATTTTCATTGCCTAGGCTTGCCCCCATATTGTATGAGCTGAAAAAACGTAATATCCCAATCATTCTTTTGGGAGTGGGAGGTAATGATTATTCGGAGAATACAGCCAGCTATGTCAAAAGAATACTTTATCAAGTAAAGCCAATTGCAATAATAACTAGAGATATAAAAGCTTATGAAATTTATTCCACAGAATCATACATTAAGTATATATTTAATGGGATTGATTGTGGGTTCTTCATCAATGACTGGCACACTCCTCCAAAAAGTAATAAAGGGTTTGTAGTTTTGACATTTGATAAAATGATTTCCAGAGGGATTGAACTTGAAAAGGAGTTCATATCCCAAGGAATGCCTGTTATTAATGTAACCCATAGGCCTTTTAACTACTTATATTTAACAATCTTTGCCGACATTTTTTCCCGAACATTTATTGAATTTTCGCGTAATTTTCTCGCAAAAAGAGGATTATTAGCATCGGATCCAAACTTTCTAAAGAGAGAGAATATTTTCATGTCTGATAACATTGAAGATTATCTTTTCTTATATAGTAACGCTTTAGAGGTACATTCTGATCGGGTTCATGCAATTGTTGCATCGACTTCTTTTGATACTCCTTCGTGGTTCTATTTTAAGACTCCACGAGCGTTTTTGTTTGAAAATGCAGGGCTTTACGTTAAGGAGGATCATTCAGTTCATGTGAAGAAAGGAACTTTAACTCGGAGAAAAAAAGAAATGGTAAGTTTGTTACGTGATATCTTGGATGATCTCAAAAGATACCAATAA
- the mfnA gene encoding tyrosine decarboxylase MfnA yields the protein MFPRRGASEKEVLEELEEKTSPDLTFDSGRILGSMCTYPHPLAIEVVRRYIDRNLGDPGLHVGSQRVEDEAVGMLSELLGLKRGYGHIVSGGTEANILAVRAFRNIAKTENPELILPASAHFSFLKASEMLGVKLVWAKLREDYSVDVKDVEAKITDNTIGIVGIAGTTGLGVVDDIPALSDLALEYGLPLHVDAAFGGLVIPFAKKLGYKIPDFDFRLKGVKSITIDPHKMGMVPIPAGGIIFREKRFLEAISVPAPYLAGGKVWQATITGTRPGASALAVWAMIKHLGFEGYKEIVRRAMELSRWFASELKRIPGVYLIREPVLNIVSFGTENLKEVEEELKRRGWGISAHRGYVRIVMMPHVKKEHLEAFLEDLRGVVKAF from the coding sequence ATGTTCCCGAGGAGAGGCGCGAGTGAAAAAGAGGTTCTTGAGGAGCTTGAGGAAAAAACGTCCCCCGACCTTACATTTGATTCAGGGCGGATACTCGGTTCGATGTGCACATACCCTCACCCCCTTGCCATTGAAGTAGTGAGGCGCTACATAGACAGGAACCTCGGCGATCCGGGCCTGCATGTGGGCAGCCAGAGGGTCGAGGACGAGGCCGTGGGAATGCTCTCAGAGCTCTTAGGTCTAAAAAGGGGCTACGGCCACATAGTTTCTGGAGGAACCGAGGCGAACATTTTAGCTGTGAGGGCCTTCCGGAACATCGCCAAGACGGAGAACCCTGAACTGATCCTCCCCGCGAGTGCCCACTTCTCCTTCCTGAAGGCGAGCGAGATGCTTGGGGTGAAACTCGTCTGGGCGAAGCTGAGAGAGGATTACTCCGTCGACGTTAAGGACGTCGAGGCTAAAATCACGGACAACACCATAGGAATCGTCGGCATCGCCGGAACCACCGGGTTGGGTGTGGTAGACGACATTCCCGCTCTGAGTGACCTGGCCCTGGAGTATGGCCTTCCTCTCCACGTGGATGCCGCCTTTGGCGGCCTTGTGATACCCTTCGCAAAGAAGCTCGGCTACAAGATTCCAGACTTTGACTTCCGGCTGAAGGGTGTGAAGAGCATAACCATAGACCCCCACAAGATGGGCATGGTGCCCATTCCTGCCGGGGGGATAATCTTCAGGGAAAAGAGATTCCTTGAGGCGATAAGCGTTCCCGCGCCATACTTAGCTGGGGGGAAGGTGTGGCAGGCCACTATAACGGGAACCCGGCCGGGTGCGAGTGCATTAGCCGTGTGGGCAATGATAAAGCACCTGGGCTTCGAAGGCTACAAGGAGATCGTGAGGAGGGCAATGGAGCTTAGCAGATGGTTCGCCTCCGAATTGAAGCGGATTCCCGGCGTTTACCTCATCCGCGAACCGGTTCTCAACATCGTTTCCTTCGGAACCGAGAACCTTAAGGAAGTGGAGGAGGAGCTGAAAAGGCGTGGCTGGGGTATAAGCGCGCACCGCGGTTACGTCAGGATAGTTATGATGCCCCACGTTAAGAAAGAGCACCTGGAGGCGTTTTTGGAGGATTTGAGGGGAGTGGTGAAAGCTTTTTAA
- a CDS encoding glycosyltransferase family 4 protein translates to MGVGKAGEENNQNIQTGGRMKGTFGDKNLLVISNGFPTREYPLQPFVKGNVDALKEYFNEIYVISPQPVGYRRTLRDYEYDNVRIYYPRFFHIPVEFFRKRLGDNFFKAALKVITGEKLEFDLIHAHFTWPSGYAGALLKREFNAPLIITAHGYDVYEVPFRSGEWFEKIRFALNSANHIITVSKSNFQILTENLGVPKDKLSVIPNGFDSNLFRPMDKFEARVTLGIPRDKRVLLNVANLVLVKGHRYLIESIRKIAGVEKNVVLYIVGNGPLRKGLEAQIRGLNLEGIVRLVGARPHSEIPLWMNAADLFVLPSLNEGNPTVMFEALGVGLPFVGTAVGGVPEIVASEDYGLLCPPADPECLAEKILIALDKEWDGDKIRRYAEQFTWGKIAKEILETYNILWRG, encoded by the coding sequence ATGGGTGTGGGAAAGGCAGGAGAAGAAAATAATCAAAATATACAAACAGGTGGTAGAATGAAGGGTACATTTGGAGATAAAAACCTGCTTGTGATCTCAAACGGATTTCCTACTAGGGAGTATCCACTCCAGCCCTTTGTGAAAGGTAATGTGGACGCTCTCAAAGAGTATTTTAACGAAATTTATGTAATATCACCTCAACCAGTTGGTTATAGGAGAACGTTGCGGGACTATGAATATGATAATGTCCGGATATATTACCCCAGATTCTTCCATATCCCTGTGGAGTTCTTTAGAAAAAGACTTGGAGATAACTTCTTCAAGGCTGCTTTGAAGGTTATCACCGGTGAAAAGCTTGAGTTTGACCTCATTCATGCCCATTTCACTTGGCCGAGCGGGTATGCTGGAGCCTTACTCAAAAGGGAATTTAATGCTCCTTTAATTATCACAGCCCATGGCTATGACGTTTATGAGGTTCCATTCCGTAGCGGGGAATGGTTTGAGAAAATCAGGTTTGCACTGAATTCTGCAAATCACATAATCACTGTCAGTAAAAGCAACTTTCAGATACTTACAGAAAATCTTGGTGTCCCAAAAGACAAATTAAGCGTGATTCCGAATGGGTTTGATTCTAACTTATTCAGGCCCATGGACAAATTCGAGGCAAGGGTAACTCTCGGGATACCTCGAGATAAAAGGGTGTTGCTAAACGTTGCAAATTTGGTTCTTGTTAAAGGTCACAGGTACCTCATAGAATCAATCAGGAAAATAGCGGGTGTTGAAAAAAACGTGGTGCTCTATATTGTGGGCAATGGTCCGTTAAGGAAAGGTCTGGAGGCTCAGATTAGGGGGCTTAACCTTGAGGGGATAGTCAGGCTTGTAGGTGCTCGGCCTCATTCTGAGATTCCACTTTGGATGAATGCCGCTGATCTTTTTGTCCTGCCGAGCTTGAATGAGGGCAATCCAACGGTTATGTTTGAGGCTCTTGGAGTTGGTTTACCCTTTGTTGGCACGGCTGTTGGAGGGGTTCCAGAGATTGTAGCCTCTGAGGATTATGGTTTATTATGTCCACCTGCTGATCCGGAGTGCCTTGCAGAGAAAATTTTAATAGCCCTCGATAAGGAGTGGGACGGGGATAAGATAAGGAGATATGCGGAACAGTTTACATGGGGGAAGATAGCTAAGGAAATTTTAGAGACTTATAATATCTTGTGGAGGGGTTAA
- a CDS encoding cation:proton antiporter, with protein MDFLLALAILLVVAKSIEWLFEKVEIHPIIAHVLTGILLGPFVLGLIEPSEELGVLARFGLIMMMLYMGLTSNFAAIAQNTKKAVVVASLGVAFSFVLGFLTVLYFGKGTTAAIFIGITLGNTAIEVTSGVLVKERVRREVSSILMGAAFADDIMAVYLIGIITALAGGGLDAASFGILTVKIFAFIAATLLISEYIFKRAKWFYSIVRNLNVFFTFTLILTFALAIIAEKAGLNQIIGAYLAGLTISRLRERKDPLVVTRIKLNELIEDLQVVLTEFFIPLFFIYVGLMFNPPLTDISLSLIAALYLSAVLGKLLGCGLGSRLFGLGWRDSILVGIGMGGRGSLELAILTFGLSAGLIDQVLFASVIAVSMLTALTTPLFFKAYIQRAKA; from the coding sequence GTGGACTTCTTGCTGGCCCTGGCAATTCTCTTGGTGGTTGCGAAGAGCATCGAGTGGCTCTTCGAAAAGGTCGAGATACACCCGATAATAGCCCACGTGCTGACTGGAATACTCCTCGGTCCCTTCGTCCTGGGCCTCATAGAGCCGAGCGAGGAGCTGGGAGTTCTGGCAAGGTTTGGCCTGATAATGATGATGCTCTACATGGGGCTCACCAGCAACTTCGCGGCGATAGCCCAGAACACCAAGAAGGCCGTGGTGGTTGCCAGCCTCGGAGTCGCGTTCTCCTTTGTACTGGGCTTTCTCACGGTGCTCTACTTCGGGAAGGGTACAACTGCGGCGATATTCATAGGAATAACCCTCGGCAACACGGCGATAGAGGTGACGAGCGGCGTACTCGTGAAGGAACGTGTGAGGAGAGAGGTCTCATCGATACTCATGGGGGCAGCGTTTGCCGACGACATAATGGCGGTTTACCTCATAGGTATAATCACCGCTCTGGCGGGAGGAGGGCTCGACGCGGCTTCCTTTGGAATACTAACGGTTAAGATATTCGCATTCATAGCCGCAACGCTTCTCATCTCAGAGTACATCTTCAAAAGGGCCAAGTGGTTCTACTCGATAGTCAGGAACCTGAACGTATTCTTCACTTTCACCCTCATCCTGACCTTTGCGCTCGCGATCATAGCGGAGAAGGCTGGCCTCAACCAGATAATCGGCGCTTACCTGGCGGGACTCACGATAAGCAGACTCCGCGAGAGGAAGGACCCACTCGTGGTCACGAGGATAAAGCTGAACGAGCTGATTGAAGACCTCCAGGTGGTCCTCACTGAGTTCTTCATACCGCTGTTCTTCATCTACGTGGGGCTGATGTTCAACCCACCTCTCACGGACATAAGCCTGAGCCTCATAGCGGCCCTTTATCTGTCCGCGGTTCTCGGGAAGCTCCTCGGCTGCGGCCTGGGGAGCCGGCTCTTCGGCCTCGGCTGGAGGGACTCAATCCTCGTGGGAATCGGAATGGGTGGAAGGGGGAGCCTGGAGCTGGCCATACTCACCTTTGGTCTGAGTGCTGGACTGATAGACCAGGTCCTCTTCGCCAGCGTTATAGCCGTCTCAATGCTTACCGCACTGACAACCCCGTTATTCTTCAAGGCCTATATCCAGAGGGCAAAAGCTTAA
- a CDS encoding flippase, which yields MSESLKLRLIKNAGWLFGAEIFSKLLAYGIIVLLSRTLGPDGLGQYSFIFYYVGLLGIFSDLGVGFYFMREVARDKSKLGELLPDVLGFKIVLAILNFGIIVLITLFLPKPEWIKLLIVLAGAEAMLTWISYLFVRITYAHEVTKYEAIARTVERVWAFFIGGAVLWYFKELSPFVAVLLVGYIIRELLRIRWGLSFVPGKIVVRFRPAEWANLLRKSYPFWLIGLFTLIYYRTDMVMLNLLRGDYETGIYRAAYMWIQVAMLVPNVVIPTTLPSMARLHKEDQKTLKVLFKKSFQVLLLLGLAGTAGYYLFAKPGILFVFGKKFLESIPVLRILAFAIPFMFLNSLFGSYMNATGRELTFTKITGFTALLNVVLNYILILHYGATGAAVATVVSQGAALLVSFEIIQDIT from the coding sequence ATGTCGGAGAGCTTGAAACTGAGGCTGATAAAAAACGCCGGCTGGCTCTTTGGTGCGGAGATATTTTCAAAACTCCTAGCCTATGGAATAATAGTCCTCTTGAGCAGAACGCTCGGCCCAGACGGGCTCGGCCAGTACTCATTCATCTTCTACTACGTTGGCCTGCTGGGGATATTCTCAGACCTCGGAGTTGGCTTCTACTTCATGAGGGAAGTTGCAAGGGATAAATCAAAACTCGGAGAGCTGTTGCCCGATGTCCTCGGCTTCAAGATAGTCCTAGCAATCCTCAACTTCGGGATAATAGTTCTTATAACACTCTTCCTCCCCAAGCCCGAATGGATAAAGCTCCTCATAGTTCTGGCAGGAGCGGAAGCAATGCTAACCTGGATATCCTATCTCTTTGTTCGGATAACCTACGCCCATGAGGTCACCAAGTACGAGGCCATAGCGAGAACCGTCGAGAGGGTCTGGGCCTTCTTCATTGGTGGAGCTGTCCTGTGGTATTTTAAAGAGCTTTCTCCGTTCGTGGCAGTTCTTCTGGTCGGATACATAATAAGGGAACTCCTCAGGATAAGGTGGGGCCTCAGCTTCGTTCCGGGAAAGATTGTGGTTAGGTTCCGTCCAGCAGAATGGGCGAACCTCCTCAGGAAGTCCTACCCCTTCTGGCTGATTGGGCTCTTCACGCTCATCTACTACCGCACGGACATGGTGATGCTAAACCTTCTCAGGGGAGATTATGAGACGGGAATTTACCGGGCGGCTTACATGTGGATTCAGGTTGCGATGCTAGTTCCCAACGTCGTGATACCAACAACACTACCCTCCATGGCGAGACTGCACAAGGAAGATCAAAAAACCCTCAAAGTTCTGTTCAAGAAGAGCTTTCAGGTTTTACTCCTACTCGGCCTTGCCGGCACTGCAGGATACTATCTTTTCGCAAAGCCCGGAATCCTCTTCGTATTCGGGAAGAAGTTTTTGGAGAGCATCCCAGTGCTGAGGATTTTAGCATTTGCAATCCCCTTCATGTTCCTGAACTCCCTCTTCGGGAGCTACATGAACGCCACAGGAAGGGAGCTTACCTTTACCAAGATAACTGGCTTTACAGCCCTGCTCAACGTAGTGCTTAACTACATCCTCATACTCCACTATGGGGCTACCGGTGCGGCGGTGGCGACGGTGGTGAGTCAGGGAGCGGCGTTATTGGTATCTTTTGAGATCATCCAAGATATCACGTAA
- a CDS encoding cation diffusion facilitator family transporter: MEEIYRPIWVSILGNVLLSLLKLAVGFMYSSIALISDGVHSLSDVITSIIGYAGIRISSKPPDKSHPFGHSRFEPLVAFLIGEALLIVAYEIGRDAVYRIIEGGTIEVSSIMLGVTVLSILSKEAMFRYSVYVGKRLNSQILVADAYHHRSDALSSVAVLVGLGAQKLGFQYGDSLAGLVVAAFLVKVSIGIILENVRYLTGQAPPFEVCERIKKTALGVPKVLGVHDLRAHYVGNKLHVELHIEVPESLSLKEAHDVSEEVKKRIEEIPEVEVAFVHVDIKGVTE, encoded by the coding sequence GTGGAGGAGATATACAGGCCCATATGGGTCAGCATCCTTGGCAATGTCCTCCTTTCCCTGCTCAAGCTAGCAGTGGGTTTCATGTATTCCAGCATCGCCCTTATCTCGGACGGAGTCCACTCCCTGAGCGATGTCATAACGAGCATCATAGGCTACGCGGGGATAAGGATCTCCTCGAAGCCCCCTGACAAAAGCCATCCATTCGGCCACTCCCGCTTTGAACCCCTGGTGGCCTTCTTAATCGGTGAGGCGCTCCTCATAGTCGCCTACGAGATAGGTCGCGATGCCGTTTACAGAATCATTGAAGGTGGAACAATAGAGGTAAGCTCCATAATGCTCGGCGTCACGGTTCTCTCCATTCTCTCCAAGGAGGCCATGTTCCGCTATTCGGTTTACGTTGGAAAAAGGCTCAACAGCCAGATACTCGTAGCTGACGCTTACCACCACAGGAGCGACGCTCTGAGCAGCGTTGCGGTTCTCGTTGGTCTCGGAGCCCAAAAACTCGGCTTCCAGTACGGCGATTCCCTTGCCGGTCTGGTGGTGGCCGCGTTTCTTGTGAAGGTCTCGATAGGGATAATCCTTGAGAATGTCCGTTACCTGACCGGCCAGGCCCCGCCCTTTGAGGTCTGCGAGAGGATAAAGAAGACTGCCCTTGGCGTTCCCAAAGTTCTCGGCGTTCACGACCTGAGGGCCCACTATGTTGGGAACAAGCTCCATGTTGAGCTCCACATTGAAGTCCCGGAGAGCCTTTCCCTCAAGGAGGCCCACGACGTCAGCGAGGAGGTCAAGAAGAGAATAGAGGAAATCCCAGAGGTGGAGGTCGCCTTTGTCCACGTGGACATAAAGGGGGTTACGGAGTAA
- a CDS encoding CopG family transcriptional regulator: protein MDRLVEEGLFSNRSDFIKEAIRYYIRNVKERLREDELWILRAVEETLKEDWESESDRFWDDY from the coding sequence ATAGACAGACTCGTTGAAGAGGGTCTGTTCAGCAACAGGAGCGACTTTATAAAAGAGGCCATAAGATACTACATCAGAAACGTCAAGGAGAGACTTCGCGAGGATGAGCTGTGGATTCTCAGGGCCGTCGAGGAGACCCTCAAGGAAGACTGGGAAAGCGAGAGCGATCGCTTCTGGGATGACTACTGA
- a CDS encoding PIN domain-containing protein, with protein sequence MTGERPYTLKHKPELVRTHQTELKDFLKSFEIFTELEINRSVETLAVEYMAKYGLLPNDAIILATCKFYGVKYLISFDSDFAEACSGEGIVLLSSLEELSKITEEGEET encoded by the coding sequence TTGACAGGGGAAAGGCCGTATACCCTCAAGCACAAACCTGAACTCGTTAGGACTCATCAAACTGAACTCAAGGACTTTTTGAAATCCTTTGAAATTTTCACAGAGCTTGAGATAAACCGAAGCGTCGAGACGCTCGCCGTCGAATATATGGCGAAATACGGCCTACTACCAAACGATGCCATTATTCTAGCAACTTGCAAGTTTTATGGAGTTAAGTATCTTATTTCCTTTGACAGCGATTTTGCAGAAGCGTGCAGTGGAGAAGGGATAGTTCTACTAAGCTCACTTGAAGAGCTCTCAAAAATCACTGAAGAAGGGGAAGAAACTTAA
- a CDS encoding UDP-glucose/GDP-mannose dehydrogenase family protein, which produces MKVSVIGSGYVGLVTGMGFIKLGNEVIFVDVDERKITMTNNAQPPIYEEGLEELMKEFRGKYYATKDYREAILNSDVTFIAVGTPSREDGSIDLKYVESAAKAIGEALKEKDSYHVIVVKSTVLPGTTEEVVKPLIEEHSGKKAFRDFGLAMNPEFLREGVALRDFLNPDRVVIGVQDERTKGVLEKLYEPINAPKLLTDIKTAEMIKYASNAFLATKISFANEIGNICKKLGIDSWKVFEGVGLDHRISPHFFRTGIGWGGSCFPKDTRALIRKAEELGEEPLILKAVVEVNERQPLKLIELIKKHVPEIKGKTVGVLGLAFKPDTDDVRETRAYPVIKKLLEEGVRVITYDPQAMENFRKFYPDIGEKITYANSPREVLDATDVILIVTEWKEFEELDYSGKIVVDGRRVKAAEKTAKVYEGVCW; this is translated from the coding sequence ATGAAGGTTTCGGTCATCGGCTCTGGTTACGTTGGTCTCGTTACGGGAATGGGTTTCATCAAGCTGGGAAATGAAGTCATATTCGTGGACGTTGATGAGAGAAAAATCACAATGACAAACAACGCTCAGCCTCCAATCTACGAGGAGGGCCTCGAAGAACTCATGAAAGAGTTTAGGGGAAAGTATTACGCAACAAAAGACTACCGCGAGGCAATCCTCAACTCAGACGTTACATTCATAGCCGTGGGAACACCATCAAGAGAGGACGGCTCGATAGACTTGAAGTACGTCGAGTCAGCGGCGAAGGCAATCGGGGAAGCACTCAAGGAGAAGGACTCGTACCACGTTATCGTCGTGAAGAGCACGGTCCTGCCGGGCACGACGGAAGAGGTCGTCAAACCCCTAATCGAAGAGCACTCGGGTAAGAAAGCATTCAGGGATTTTGGCCTCGCGATGAACCCCGAATTCCTGAGGGAGGGCGTGGCACTCAGGGATTTCCTCAACCCGGACAGGGTAGTCATTGGAGTCCAGGACGAGAGGACGAAAGGAGTTTTAGAAAAGCTCTACGAGCCAATAAACGCGCCAAAACTCTTAACGGACATTAAAACCGCCGAAATGATTAAGTACGCGTCAAACGCTTTCCTTGCAACCAAAATAAGCTTCGCCAACGAGATTGGAAACATCTGCAAAAAGCTCGGCATTGACTCGTGGAAAGTCTTTGAAGGCGTTGGATTGGACCACAGGATTAGCCCCCACTTTTTCAGGACTGGCATCGGCTGGGGTGGTTCCTGCTTCCCGAAAGATACGAGGGCATTGATAAGAAAGGCGGAAGAGCTTGGTGAAGAGCCCTTAATCCTGAAGGCTGTAGTTGAAGTGAACGAGAGGCAGCCGTTAAAACTGATTGAACTCATCAAAAAGCACGTTCCAGAGATTAAAGGAAAGACCGTGGGAGTTCTTGGTTTAGCATTCAAACCAGACACTGACGACGTGAGGGAGACGAGGGCTTACCCCGTCATCAAAAAGCTCCTCGAAGAGGGGGTTAGAGTTATAACCTACGATCCCCAAGCCATGGAGAACTTCAGAAAGTTCTACCCCGATATTGGCGAGAAAATAACTTATGCCAACTCTCCCCGTGAAGTTCTTGATGCGACCGATGTAATCTTAATAGTTACCGAGTGGAAGGAGTTTGAAGAGTTGGATTACTCTGGGAAGATAGTGGTTGATGGGAGACGCGTGAAAGCTGCCGAAAAAACCGCTAAGGTTTACGAGGGGGTGTGCTGGTGA